A single region of the Anaerococcus urinomassiliensis genome encodes:
- a CDS encoding recombinase family protein has protein sequence MNKIAIYLRLSEEDYHKVDESESIANQRDYIKSYIENETSLKSCEIEEYVDDGYSATNTNRPSFLRLIEDIKSGKVGTIIVKDMSRFSRDYILLGDYLSNILPFLKIRFIAINDNYDSLKEQGNGLDTDTQFKTLYYDLFSKELSEKVRSSIRQIKSQGKNINWAAPFGYIKDPKDKHSIIIDEKTAFIVKEAFDLLLKGYSCIQVANIFNEKGYITRSERKEELKLSDYTGNLITGSEVKKRVWTNAAISQITRNELYTGDYVYNKFKETKIGGRKRILLPEEEWKILPNTHEAIISREVFDEVKKIKEKRSFGGYTGNKNRSIFSDKIFCKECGRHMSFRCDSRQKKNSDKIYKYKSYYCNLCKAEKTPNNIKEKDIIELIKPKLKDFKIQNTLNEEKVIEHKNVEEDILKEISILNSNLQIIYENYKKKNISKDDYLKEKTFIHDKKVLLESRLKELKSEKIDLKKEFDGNSLDKNNLLKSYVDSSIDKIFVSRTGEIEIMEKY, from the coding sequence ATGAATAAGATAGCTATATATTTAAGACTTTCTGAAGAAGATTATCACAAAGTAGATGAAAGTGAAAGTATAGCAAATCAAAGAGATTATATAAAAAGCTACATTGAAAATGAAACATCTTTAAAAAGTTGTGAAATAGAAGAATATGTAGATGATGGATATTCTGCTACTAATACAAATAGACCTTCCTTTTTAAGGCTTATTGAGGATATAAAGAGTGGTAAAGTGGGAACTATAATTGTAAAAGATATGTCTAGGTTTTCAAGAGATTATATTTTGCTTGGGGATTACTTAAGCAATATATTACCATTTCTAAAAATACGATTTATTGCTATTAATGACAACTATGATTCTTTAAAAGAACAAGGTAATGGCTTAGATACAGATACACAGTTTAAGACATTGTATTATGATTTATTCAGTAAGGAATTATCTGAAAAGGTAAGAAGTTCTATTAGGCAAATTAAATCGCAGGGGAAAAATATAAATTGGGCAGCACCTTTTGGATATATTAAAGATCCAAAAGATAAACATAGTATCATCATTGATGAAAAAACAGCTTTTATAGTTAAAGAAGCTTTTGATTTATTGCTAAAAGGATATTCGTGTATTCAAGTGGCTAATATATTTAATGAAAAAGGTTATATTACACGCTCTGAACGAAAAGAAGAACTGAAACTTTCTGATTATACTGGAAATTTAATTACTGGAAGTGAAGTAAAGAAAAGAGTTTGGACAAACGCAGCTATCTCACAGATTACAAGGAACGAACTATATACAGGAGATTATGTATATAATAAATTCAAAGAAACAAAAATAGGTGGAAGAAAAAGAATTTTACTTCCTGAAGAGGAGTGGAAAATACTTCCAAATACCCATGAAGCGATTATTTCAAGAGAAGTATTTGATGAGGTAAAGAAAATAAAAGAAAAAAGAAGTTTTGGAGGATATACAGGAAATAAAAATCGTTCTATTTTTTCTGATAAGATTTTTTGTAAAGAATGTGGTAGACATATGAGTTTTCGATGTGACAGTAGACAAAAGAAGAATTCTGATAAAATATACAAGTATAAAAGTTATTATTGTAATTTATGTAAAGCTGAGAAAACACCAAACAATATCAAAGAGAAAGATATTATTGAACTTATAAAACCCAAATTAAAAGATTTTAAGATACAAAACACATTAAATGAAGAGAAAGTTATAGAACACAAGAATGTAGAAGAAGATATTCTAAAGGAAATATCCATATTAAACAGTAATTTACAAATCATCTATGAAAACTATAAAAAGAAAAATATTTCAAAAGATGACTATTTAAAGGAAAAAACTTTTATCCATGATAAAAAGGTATTACTGGAGAGTAGGTTGAAAGAATTAAAATCAGAGAAGATTGATTTGAAGAAAGAATTCGATGGTAATTCCTTAGATAAGAATAATTTATTGAAATCCTATGTAGATAGTTCTATTGATAAAATATTTGTATCAAGAACTGGAGAAATAGAAATTATGGAAAAGTATTAG
- a CDS encoding recombinase family protein gives MARTKNRHISQSETEVGKVIEKIYIAGIYARLSQERKEAYRDKSNSLEMQEELCINAANEKDIKILRVYKDYEYSGTNFKRPAFIEMMEDIRTSRINCIIVKDMSRFGREYLEIANYIEKVFPFLGVRFISVNDNLDTKDGIKSDQSYEIAIKNIFNDLYAKDISKKIKASKEIKMKQGSFIGAMAPYGYKVDKIDGKRVLVMDEKAADVVRLIFYMASQRKSNMQIARELTKTYTTPDEYKRTGKIFKDKEDTKQWDISYISKMLSDEVYIGNLIQRVYSNRHDPSRKSKFRDKEEWIITENTHEGLIDKTTFENIREIKEKKQNYLPYHSLKNIIKDGKENVGVKIQRDYKKEGKYDDLIQCSVCGRNLKKQYGPRGLKYHDEICYCYYCKGGDRLKLEKSHVRIYETDLDKILVDTLKRLFSSFYKKDKRLQLKIYLENISAEKINQVFIKTDVNNKKIASLSINLQEQYENYVKGDVLLSDFKIESKKINNQIKTLKNELKVFDERIRNIKKKKREIIEFIDVLFCCLDAKSIEVDKELVDTLISHIEISEYKQVTIYFKFKLDKDVGKQLEVEYE, from the coding sequence ATGGCTAGAACAAAAAATAGGCATATATCACAATCAGAAACAGAAGTTGGAAAAGTGATTGAAAAAATATACATTGCCGGTATTTATGCTAGATTATCACAGGAAAGAAAGGAAGCTTACAGGGATAAAAGTAATTCACTTGAAATGCAGGAAGAACTTTGTATAAATGCTGCAAACGAAAAAGATATAAAGATTTTAAGAGTGTACAAGGACTATGAGTATTCTGGAACAAATTTTAAAAGACCTGCATTTATTGAAATGATGGAAGATATCCGAACAAGCAGGATAAATTGTATCATAGTAAAGGATATGTCAAGGTTTGGTAGAGAGTATTTAGAAATCGCAAACTATATCGAAAAAGTATTTCCATTTTTGGGAGTTCGATTTATTTCCGTAAATGATAATTTGGATACTAAAGACGGTATAAAATCAGATCAGAGTTATGAAATAGCAATAAAAAATATCTTCAATGATTTATACGCAAAAGATATTTCAAAGAAAATAAAAGCCTCTAAAGAAATAAAAATGAAACAAGGGTCTTTTATAGGAGCGATGGCTCCGTATGGCTATAAGGTTGATAAAATTGATGGAAAAAGAGTTCTGGTGATGGACGAAAAGGCAGCAGATGTAGTAAGACTTATCTTTTATATGGCAAGTCAAAGAAAATCCAATATGCAAATAGCAAGAGAATTGACTAAAACATATACGACACCTGATGAATATAAAAGAACAGGTAAAATTTTTAAGGATAAAGAAGATACAAAACAATGGGATATTTCTTATATATCAAAAATGCTTTCTGATGAAGTATATATTGGGAATTTGATTCAAAGAGTATACTCAAATAGACATGATCCAAGTAGGAAAAGTAAGTTTCGTGATAAAGAAGAGTGGATTATAACAGAGAACACCCACGAAGGGTTAATAGACAAAACTACATTTGAAAATATCAGAGAGATAAAGGAGAAAAAACAAAACTATCTACCTTACCATTCACTGAAAAACATAATAAAAGACGGAAAAGAAAATGTTGGAGTAAAAATTCAAAGAGATTATAAAAAAGAAGGAAAGTATGACGACCTCATACAATGCAGTGTTTGTGGTAGAAATTTGAAAAAACAATATGGACCACGAGGACTGAAATATCATGATGAGATTTGCTATTGTTATTATTGTAAAGGTGGAGACAGATTAAAATTAGAAAAATCTCATGTCAGAATATATGAGACAGACCTCGACAAAATTTTAGTAGATACCTTAAAAAGACTGTTTTCAAGCTTTTATAAAAAGGATAAAAGATTACAACTAAAAATATATTTAGAAAATATAAGTGCTGAAAAGATAAATCAAGTTTTTATAAAAACAGATGTAAATAATAAAAAGATTGCTTCTCTTAGTATCAATCTACAAGAACAATATGAAAACTATGTTAAAGGAGATGTTCTTTTAAGTGATTTTAAAATAGAAAGTAAAAAAATAAATAATCAAATAAAAACCTTGAAAAATGAATTAAAAGTTTTTGATGAAAGAATAAGAAATATAAAAAAGAAAAAAAGAGAAATTATAGAATTTATAGATGTACTATTTTGCTGCTTGGATGCTAAAAGCATAGAAGTTGATAAAGAATTGGTCGATACATTAATTAGCCATATAGAAATATCAGAGTATAAGCAGGTTACCATATATTTTAAGTTTAAACTTGATAAAGATGTGGGAAAGCAGTTGGAGGTAGAGTATGAATAA
- a CDS encoding zinc ribbon domain-containing protein, with protein sequence MNNSRGKDKIDIFTGMLFCKECGSSLIRRTVKYKKREEIFYICSKYNKEKSCTRHSIKEETLIKAVSKVMKSYIEFNENLYSKVQRIDIDKNLKDNQIPILKREKAMTEELLSSLYLDLKEDVISKEEYQLFRKNYTEKLTKLDESIEYRLKKQEDTKEKIDKNKSWIIDINKYKNLSEIDRLSVVMLIDKIFISENKTIDVRFNHTEELSLLEEMTKMDKSDINVNTIKKKSIDISRKSKTIPTVMNKSLVSSESEVCYG encoded by the coding sequence TTGAATAATTCACGTGGAAAGGACAAAATTGATATTTTTACAGGAATGCTTTTTTGTAAAGAATGTGGAAGTTCTTTGATTAGAAGGACTGTAAAGTATAAAAAAAGAGAAGAGATATTCTATATCTGTTCAAAGTACAACAAGGAAAAATCTTGCACAAGACACAGCATAAAAGAAGAAACCTTGATAAAAGCAGTATCTAAAGTAATGAAGTCCTACATTGAATTTAATGAAAATCTATATTCTAAAGTTCAGCGTATAGATATAGATAAAAATTTGAAAGACAATCAAATTCCTATACTAAAACGAGAAAAAGCAATGACAGAAGAGCTCTTATCTTCTCTATACCTTGACCTAAAAGAAGATGTTATTAGTAAAGAAGAATATCAACTTTTTAGAAAAAACTATACAGAGAAATTGACTAAATTAGATGAAAGTATCGAGTATAGATTGAAAAAACAGGAAGATACTAAGGAGAAGATTGACAAAAATAAGAGTTGGATCATCGACATTAACAAGTATAAAAATTTATCTGAAATAGATAGATTGTCTGTTGTGATGCTTATTGATAAAATTTTTATTTCTGAAAATAAGACGATAGATGTTAGGTTTAATCATACCGAAGAATTGTCTTTACTTGAAGAAATGACAAAAATGGATAAGTCTGACATTAATGTTAACACTATAAAAAAGAAAAGTATCGATATAAGCAGGAAGTCAAAAACTATACCCACTGTTATGAATAAAAGTCTTGTAAGTTCTGAAAGTGAGGTATGCTATGGCTAG
- a CDS encoding terminase gpP N-terminus-related DNA-binding protein, translating to MDKNAIIRLKNQGYSNREVSRILKINRKTVAKYWNKYQEDVKNLDNPNLDRALVQEEIAKAPSYDSSNRKKIKYTKEVDEYLDQILESEKRKDSILGNXLSAFYFYNLK from the coding sequence ATGGATAAGAATGCAATAATAAGACTTAAAAATCAAGGATATTCAAATAGAGAAGTATCTAGAATACTTAAGATTAATAGGAAGACTGTAGCTAAATATTGGAATAAGTACCAGGAAGATGTTAAGAATTTAGATAATCCTAATTTAGATAGAGCATTAGTTCAAGAAGAAATTGCCAAGGCGCCTTCCTACGATTCTTCTAATAGAAAGAAGATCAAATATACAAAAGAAGTAGATGAGTATCTTGATCAGATTTTAGAAAGTGAGAAAAGAAAGGATTCTATCTTGGGTAATNTTCTATCTGCTTTTTATTTTTATAACTTAAAGTAA